The Blattabacterium cuenoti genome includes a region encoding these proteins:
- the carB gene encoding carbamoyl-phosphate synthase (glutamine-hydrolyzing) large subunit, which yields MKIDKVLILGSGALKIGEAGEFDYSGTQALKALKEEGIYTILINPNIATVQTSKGIADKVYFLPLTLFFIKGVINKEKPEGILLSFGGQTALNCGIQLFQEGIIEKYKIQVLGTPIESIIHSEDRNLFRNRLTHINIKTARSFVAHSMDDAISYSLEIGFPIIIRSAYTLGGLGSGFAKDINDLKKIVSKAFSYSSQIVVEEYLEGWKEIEYEIVRDKYDNCISVCNMENFDPIGIHTGESIVVAPSQTLTNSEYYSLRKLAIYIVRNFKIVGECNVQFALDPNSEDYRVIEVNARLSRSSALASKATGYPLAFVSAKLSLGYGLHELKNSVTKKTSAFFEPALDYVVCKIPRWDLKKFYGVSNRIGSSMKSVGEVMAIGGSFEEALQKGIRMLDIGMQGFINIYKKKLGSNRLLRESLKKPTDQRIFFLEEALEEGFSMKEIHDLTKIDPWFLYQLDNIFQTKKKIDHFDNWRDIPDELLRKAKKEGFSDMQIASVFFNKKNNLCKYHSIYHLEKEIREYRKEKNIVPYVRQIDTLASEYPSYTNYLYLTYHAIQHDIIYEKDEKSVITLGSGVYRIGSSVEFDWCCVNALNTIKKESYRSIMINYNPETVSTDFDVCDRLYFEELTLERVLDIIELEKPKGTIVSMGGQIPNNLVLKLYEKKVKILGTSPISIDKVENRYKFSNAMDYLKIGQPRWKELSDFDTIYQFVKEVDFPILVRPSYVLSGADMSVLSNQEELQHYLSKKVSISPEYPLIITEFIRNAKEIELDAVSQNGEILYYAISEHVEFAGVHSGDATLVYPPHNLYLSTLKEIINISKKISKYFDISGPFNIQFLSKDNEIKVIECNLRASRSFPFVSKVSHFNMIELATQVILGKKKNKIEPNFFITNFLGIKASQFSFSRLQDADPILGVDMSSTGEVGCLGNTFDEALLKSMLSVGYRIPKKNILISGGPIESKLDLLEVVKLLHKKGYILFATEGTNKFLSNNGIPSIRVYWPNVKKYSNVLELIKNRKLDLIINIPKNLSKSELDNDYAIRRYAVDFNISLLTNARLAKAFIQAFCNLSMDQLFIKAWNEYK from the coding sequence ATGAAAATAGACAAAGTACTTATCCTGGGATCAGGTGCATTAAAAATAGGAGAAGCTGGTGAGTTTGATTATTCTGGAACACAAGCATTAAAAGCCCTTAAAGAGGAGGGAATTTATACTATATTGATTAATCCAAATATTGCCACAGTTCAAACTTCTAAAGGAATTGCTGATAAAGTTTATTTTCTTCCTTTGACTTTATTTTTTATTAAAGGGGTTATAAATAAGGAAAAACCAGAAGGAATTCTATTGTCTTTTGGGGGACAAACTGCATTAAATTGTGGAATTCAGCTTTTTCAAGAAGGAATTATAGAAAAATACAAAATTCAAGTTTTAGGAACTCCTATTGAATCTATTATTCACAGTGAAGATAGAAACTTGTTTCGAAATAGGTTGACTCATATTAATATAAAAACGGCAAGAAGTTTTGTGGCTCATTCTATGGATGATGCTATTTCTTATTCTTTAGAAATAGGATTTCCTATTATTATTAGATCTGCTTATACACTTGGAGGTTTGGGGAGTGGTTTTGCGAAAGATATTAATGATTTAAAAAAAATAGTAAGTAAGGCTTTTTCTTATTCTTCTCAAATTGTTGTAGAAGAATATTTAGAAGGATGGAAAGAAATTGAATACGAAATAGTTAGAGATAAATATGATAATTGTATTTCTGTCTGTAATATGGAAAACTTTGATCCTATAGGAATTCATACAGGAGAAAGTATTGTAGTGGCACCGTCACAAACTCTAACAAATTCTGAATATTATAGTTTAAGAAAATTAGCTATATATATTGTCAGAAATTTTAAGATAGTTGGAGAATGCAACGTCCAATTTGCATTAGATCCTAATTCAGAAGACTATCGTGTTATAGAAGTTAATGCACGTCTTTCTCGTTCAAGTGCTCTTGCATCTAAAGCAACTGGTTATCCTTTAGCTTTTGTGTCTGCTAAATTGTCTTTAGGATACGGATTGCATGAATTGAAAAATTCTGTGACTAAAAAGACTTCTGCTTTTTTTGAACCAGCGTTGGATTATGTGGTATGCAAAATACCTAGGTGGGATCTCAAAAAATTTTATGGAGTTTCTAATAGGATTGGAAGTAGTATGAAAAGTGTGGGAGAAGTAATGGCTATTGGAGGTTCTTTTGAAGAAGCCTTACAAAAAGGTATTCGAATGTTAGATATTGGGATGCAAGGGTTCATCAACATTTATAAAAAAAAACTGGGATCTAATCGTCTACTGAGAGAATCTCTTAAAAAACCGACAGATCAAAGAATTTTCTTTTTAGAAGAAGCTTTAGAAGAAGGTTTTTCTATGAAAGAGATACATGATTTAACGAAAATTGATCCATGGTTTTTATATCAACTTGATAATATTTTTCAAACAAAAAAAAAGATAGATCATTTTGATAATTGGAGAGATATTCCGGACGAATTGTTACGGAAAGCAAAGAAAGAAGGTTTTTCTGATATGCAAATAGCTAGTGTTTTTTTTAACAAAAAAAACAATCTATGTAAATATCACAGTATTTATCATTTAGAAAAAGAAATAAGAGAATATAGAAAAGAAAAAAATATAGTTCCATATGTGAGACAAATTGATACTTTAGCTTCTGAATATCCGTCATACACAAATTATTTATATTTAACCTATCATGCCATTCAACATGATATAATTTATGAAAAAGATGAAAAATCTGTTATCACATTAGGATCTGGTGTTTATAGAATTGGAAGTAGTGTAGAATTTGATTGGTGTTGTGTTAATGCATTAAATACTATTAAGAAAGAATCTTACAGATCAATAATGATTAATTATAATCCTGAAACTGTGAGTACTGATTTTGATGTATGTGACAGATTATATTTTGAAGAGCTTACTTTAGAACGTGTATTGGATATTATTGAACTGGAAAAGCCGAAAGGAACAATTGTTTCCATGGGAGGACAAATTCCTAATAATTTGGTTTTAAAACTTTATGAAAAAAAAGTAAAAATTTTGGGGACCTCTCCTATTTCTATAGATAAAGTAGAAAATAGATACAAATTTTCCAATGCTATGGATTATTTAAAGATCGGACAGCCTAGATGGAAAGAATTATCCGATTTTGATACTATTTATCAATTTGTAAAAGAAGTGGATTTTCCAATATTAGTCAGACCTTCGTATGTTCTTTCGGGTGCAGATATGAGTGTTCTTTCTAATCAAGAGGAATTACAACATTATCTTAGTAAAAAAGTATCTATATCTCCTGAATATCCATTAATTATTACAGAATTTATTAGAAATGCAAAAGAAATTGAATTAGATGCTGTTTCTCAAAATGGAGAAATTTTGTATTATGCTATATCAGAACACGTAGAATTTGCAGGAGTCCATTCAGGAGATGCTACTTTAGTATATCCTCCACATAATCTCTATTTGTCAACATTAAAAGAAATCATTAATATATCTAAGAAAATATCCAAATATTTTGATATATCTGGTCCTTTCAATATTCAGTTTTTATCTAAAGATAATGAAATCAAAGTCATTGAATGTAATTTGAGAGCATCTCGTAGTTTTCCTTTTGTATCAAAAGTATCTCATTTTAATATGATTGAATTAGCTACTCAAGTTATTCTTGGCAAGAAAAAAAATAAAATAGAACCTAATTTTTTTATTACAAATTTTTTAGGAATAAAAGCTTCTCAATTTTCTTTTTCTCGTTTGCAAGACGCAGATCCTATTTTGGGTGTGGATATGTCTTCCACAGGAGAAGTGGGATGTTTAGGAAATACTTTTGATGAAGCACTTTTAAAATCCATGCTTTCTGTTGGTTATAGAATTCCAAAAAAAAATATATTAATATCTGGAGGACCTATTGAATCTAAATTGGATCTTTTAGAAGTCGTCAAACTATTGCATAAAAAAGGATATATATTATTTGCGACAGAAGGAACCAATAAATTTTTATCCAATAATGGAATTCCCTCCATAAGAGTTTATTGGCCGAATGTCAAAAAATATTCAAATGTTCTTGAATTGATAAAAAATAGAAAATTGGATCTTATTATTAATATTCCAAAAAATCTAAGTAAATCAGAATTGGATAATGATTATGCTATAAGACGTTATGCCGTTGATTTTAATATATCTCTTCTCACCAATGCGCGTTTAGCAAAAGCTTTTATACAAGCATTTTGTAATTTATCTATGGACCAATTATTTATAAAAGCTTGGAATGAATATAAATGA